The region AATTGAAAAAATCAAACCCTGAGTTTGTTGAGATTGAACTCAACAATATGGCTAATCTTAACTTTGAATGTATTCATTCTGCCATTAAAGTAAGAAAATTAGCAATTGAAATCATTCTGCCATTAATAAACGATAGATTTAGTTCGCTGTTAAATCCCATATTCGAATCAATGGATTGGTTAGATCCGCAAGTATGGACAGCAGACAGCATGTATGGTGATGCCAGCATATCTTTATTGCTAAACGAATTTTTTTACCCTCTAGAAAAATTAGGAATGGATTTTAAAATGGTTCTTTCGGAATGGAGAGCTgcaaaactattaataaatgcGCAGTACACCACTGCACTCACACCATTGCAAATATGGcagaatatttttctttattataaaattaagtttccAAACTTGAGTCTTTTAGTTGAACTTCTGATGTGTATTGCTGGTTCTAATTCAGCTGTCGAACGCGTTTTCAGTATTTTGACTGTGATTTTTACTGATAGGCGTTTAAAGATGAACCACTCAACAATGGAAGACTCAATAATCATAGCAGGGAATGACACGAATTTCACTCAACAAGAACGCGATGATATTTTAAGTCGTGCTGTGGATATTTTCTTAGATAAGCGAAgagtttttttccttgattcAGCTAATGCTAGTATTGCCACTGATTATAGTAGCGAAGAAAGCTGCACCAGTGAAGATATAAGTTCTATATCTGAATCGGAcggataaaaaatttgtaatataaattttatcccacataattttatatttatgtacattACTTAAGAGTCCTGAAGGACGAAAATATATTTAgcattatatatatgatatctTTGATTGTCATATTCTTGTTATACGATTGCATAAATaagttgaatttaataaaaaggcagcgtataagctaatatatgtatatattatatgctgtatatataaaactttttaataatatagatcaaaatatgttattaaaaagtttatactctgccattttattaaatcttttaaacatctGTGTGTGTGTGGCTCCAACAATAAGTCAAcgtattaaaacaaaacaaatttatattagcgAATCTTTTTAAAGCATTCgtcaatataaaatcatttaattagtAAAGATTAAAgttaagaatttaatttttttgcgtgtatttttaaaacttattgttatgcggacaaacatggaaacatacttgaatgttctcaaaacatctatAAAGATGTCATAGTAACTGAATGatttaattgtttcttttgtTCGTCGTACTACAAAGAATcgtatttaatttgtaaaaacaaaactcaGGCCAACTACGTAAAGCGCgaaatggttaaaaaaagattgacttttttatttattaaataaatcaacaaaCGTTTGTTTATTAGAATCTTGTTGAAATAAATCAGAAGTactcaaataaaagaaattatactaaactctttgataaattgaataacaattgtttctttattaaacaattattaatagtaactttttactttatataaaagagTGTCGCTTAATTATAAAAGACgaagtttattaattattctaaacttattttataacaatttaatcaGGAAGcttttaacttttgtaattgtctctcatcggtccaggtGCACTTTTTTGctcttgataattttttgaaatgttctcaaaacatctatGAAGCCGTGGGCAAGTTGTCGCAACTAAATATTGTATGCGTGTTCACTATCAGTGAGCTATCTCACGCCTtttccgaccaagcctgtatatatgtatatatgtatatatgtatatatatatatatacatatatatatatatatatatatatgtatatatatatatatatatatatatatatatatatatatatatatatatatatatatatatatatatatatatatatatatatgtatatatatatatatacacagtactgtgaatatgttttagaccacttacattttttcaaaaaatcctgGAGAATTCTTCTCTAGTATTTAAGCTTGTAGATctatattataaacttattaaaacacATGTATTCCAcacaaaatatggaaaatatgGAACTTTTTTATGTCAAACTTCATAAAAAACTCTTAATATCTACAATGTCCTCCTTTTGCCTTAATCACAGCCGATATTCTTCGGGGAATAGATTCATacaaattagttataaaatctTGGGGTATGTTGTGCCATTCTCTTTGAAGTACTTCAAAACACTCTTCAGCATTTCAGGGAGCATGTTCAACCTTCTTTTTGTCCAGGTAATCCCAAATATACTCAATTATATTCAAATCTGGACTCTGGGGAGGCCAGGCCATCAATTCCAGTACTCCTTTTTTTGCCatttcatttaaacattttttttgccacTCAGAAACAATGTTTTGGGTCATTGTGCAGAATAAAATTATGACCTATTAGTCTTTTATTATTCATTCCAGATGATAGAACCTTTAGGATATCTACATAATGTTCCCCGGTGTATCGCCACTCT is a window of Hydra vulgaris chromosome 15, alternate assembly HydraT2T_AEP DNA encoding:
- the LOC136092150 gene encoding zinc finger protein 862-like; amino-acid sequence: MWLIKIHCVNHRLELAIKDAVKDISQYKECERFYISIFNLFRNSGKLKCAVKKAAEALNITYYTLPKIFGTRFISHRRRGFTKLLHNWPSLIVGFDNTLADRDTKADMRAKLSGLSKWLHDYRLLCMVCSYLDILEKLSPLSLVFEKQMLMVNELKPAVDITKASLAELSHEDIDNIIDSYLLKFIINEKDGSTNLLSSYFKEGNELKKSNPEFVEIELNNMANLNFECIHSAIKVRKLAIEIILPLINDRFSSLLNPIFESMDWLDPQVWTADSMYGDASISLLLNEFFYPLEKLGMDFKMVLSEWRAAKLLINAQYTTALTPLQIWQNIFLYYKIKFPNLSLLVELLMCIAGSNSAVERVFSILTVIFTDRRLKMNHSTMEDSIIIAGNDTNFTQQERDDILSRAVDIFLDKRRVFFLDSANASIATDYSSEESCTSEDISSISESDG